One Pseudophryne corroboree isolate aPseCor3 chromosome 3 unlocalized genomic scaffold, aPseCor3.hap2 SUPER_3_unloc_18, whole genome shotgun sequence DNA segment encodes these proteins:
- the LOC134983556 gene encoding zinc finger protein 665-like isoform X3, with protein MMENHRPLTSLAEQPKDPSTQFKEEPVLCDGGTLRDSDLYTPKDYTQDTSTHIMEEPVSCDGGTLTESVIYTPTDHTQDSSTHIMEGPVSCDGGTLTDSDIYTPTDHIQDTATHIKEEPVSCDGGTLTDTNIYTPTDHTQYTSTHIKEEPVSCDGGTLTDSVIYTPTDHTQDSSTHIMQEPVSCDGGTLTDSDIYTPTDHTQYTATHIKEEPGSCDGGTLRDTTDHTQYISTHIKEEPVSCDGGTLRDSDIYTPTDHTQYTSTHIKEEPVSCDGGTLTDRAIYTPTDHTQYTATHIKEEPVSCDGGTLTDSVTYAPTDHTQDTSHIMAESGSYSGEICVNEQSSYYRHQKEKQINLSEDQACSCSECVKCYKMKGNVFLHQSLHTGERPYSCSECGKCFRCNAYLIVHQRIHTGEKPYSCSVCGKRFISTSDLIKHQKTHTREKPYSCSECGKCFINASCLIKHQRTHTGEKPYSCSECGKCFTTKSGLLIHQSVHTGERPYCCSECGKCFRRKSYFVNHQKTHTGERPYSCSECGKCFTSKTALQKHQICHTGERPYSCSECGKYFSRKPNLIRHQIIHTEEKPYSCSECGKFYRSKSYFAEHQRIHTGEKPYSCSVCGKRFISTSDLIKHQKPHRENSHSSESGNHQRPATGERPYPCSECGKCFRRHSFLVVHQRIHTGEKPFSCSVCGERFISSSDLIKHQKTHRENSHSSESGKCFTSKSIFKNHQRPATGDRPYPCSECGKCFRRHSYLVVHLRIHTGEKPFSCSECGKRFISTADLIKHQKTHRGEKLFSCPECGKCYTSNSSLKKHRRLHTGENPYSCSECGKCLFSKWNLKKHQKLHTGEIPYFCSKCGKCFVRKSAFLNHQKCHTG; from the coding sequence CAGAACAACCTAAAGATCCTTCTACTCAATTTAAGGAGGAACCAGTCTTATGTGATGGAGGAACCCTCAGAGACAGTGACCTTTATACACCCAAAGATTATACACAGGATACATCTACTCATATTAtggaggaaccagtctcatgtgatggtGGAACCCTCACAGAGAGTGTCATTtatacacccacagatcatacacagGATTCATCTACTCATATTATGGAGGgaccagtctcatgtgatggaggaaccctcacagacagtgacatttatacacccacagatcatatacaggatacagctacccatattaaggaggaaccagtctcatgtgatggaggaaccctcacagacaccaacatctatacacccacagatcatacacagtatacatctactcatattaaggaggaaccagtctcatgtgatggaggaacccTCACAGACAGTGTCATTtatacacccacagatcatacacagGATTCATCTACTCATATTATGcaggaaccagtctcatgtgatggaggaacccTCACAGATAGTGACATTtatacacccacagatcatacacagtatacagctactcatattaaggaggaaccaggctcatgtgatggaggaacccTCAGAGACACAACagatcatacacagtatatatctactcatattaaggaggaaccagtctcatgtgatggaggaacccTCAGAGACAGTGACATTtatacacccacagatcatacacagtatacatctactcatattaaggaggaaccagtctcatgtgatggaggaacccTCACAGACCGTGCCATTtatacacccacagatcatacacagtatacagctactcatattaaggaggaaccagtctcCTGTGATGGAGGAACCCTCACAGACAGTGTCACTTATGcacccacagatcatacacagGATACATCTCATATTATGGCAGAATCAGGATCTTACAGTGGTGAAATTTGTGTTAATGAACAGAGCAGCTATTATAGACACCAGAAGGAAAAACAGATTAATCTCTCTGAAGACCAAGCTTGTTCCTGCTCCGAATGTGTAAAATGTTATAAAATGAAAGGAAATGTATTTCTGCATCAGAGTCTGCACACAGGAGAGAGACCGTATtcctgctctgagtgcgggaaatgttttagatgTAATGCTTATCTTATagtacatcagagaattcacacaggagagaaaccatattcTTGTAGTGTATGTGGGAAAAGATTTATCAGTACGTCAGATTTGATAAAGCATCAGAAAACCCACACAagagagaagccatattcctgctctgagtgtgggaaatgttttataaatgCATCTTGTTTGATAAAGCATCAGAGAACCCATACAGGAGAGAAGCCGTactcctgctctgagtgtgggaaatgttttaccactAAATCTGGTCTATTAATACATCAGAGTGTGCATACAGGAGAGAGACCGTAttgttgctctgagtgtgggaaatgttttagacgtAAATCATATTTTGTTAATCACCAGAAAAcccacacaggagagagaccatattcctgctctgagtgtggaaaatgttttaccagTAAAACAGCCTTGCAGAAGCATCAGATATGTCACACAGGAGAGCGACCgtattcctgctctgagtgtgggaaatatttttctaggaaaccaaATCTGATAAGACATCAGATTATTCACACAGAAGAAAAACCATATtcctgctctgaatgtgggaaatttTATAGGAGTAAATCATACTTTGCTGAGCATCAGAGAatccacacaggagagaaaccatattcTTGCTCTGTCTGTGGGAAAAGATTTATCAGTACATCAGATCTTATAAAGCATCAGAAACCCCACAGAGAGAACTCACATTCTTCTGAAAGTGGGAATCATCAGAGACCTGCAACAGGAGAGAGACCGTatccttgctctgagtgcgggaaatgttttagacGTCATTCAtttcttgttgtacatcagagaattcacacaggagagaaaccattttcttgctctgtcTGTGGGGAAAGATTTATCAGTTCATCAGATCTTATAAAGCATCAGAAAACCCACAGAGAGAACTCACATTCTTCTGAAAGTGGGAAGTGTTTTACCAGTAAATCAATTTTCAAGAATCATCAGAGACCTGCAACAGGAGATAGACCGTATCCTTGctccgagtgcgggaaatgttttagacGTCATTCATATCTTGTTGTACATCTgagaattcacacaggagagaaaccattttcttgctctgaatgtGGAAAAAGATTTATTAGTACAGCAGATCTTATAAAGCATCAGAAAACCCACAGAGGAGAGAAGCTGTTCTCCtgccctgagtgtgggaaatgttataccAGTAACTCAAGTCTGAAGAAGCATCGGAGACTCCACACAGGAGAGaatccatattcctgttctgagtgcgggaaatgtttattCAGTAAATGGAATCTGAAGAAGCATCAGAAGCTCCATACTGGAGAGATCCCTTATTTTTGCTctaaatgtgggaaatgttttgttagGAAATCAGCCTTTCTAAACCACCAGAAGTGTCACACTGGATAG
- the LOC134983556 gene encoding zinc finger protein 665-like isoform X1 — MSRSAAAFRGLRSSRTDHWGPGTELPPDPGSTAHWKTGGGVYSGTQGYKDVMMENHRPLTSLAEQPKDPSTQFKEEPVLCDGGTLRDSDLYTPKDYTQDTSTHIMEEPVSCDGGTLTESVIYTPTDHTQDSSTHIMEGPVSCDGGTLTDSDIYTPTDHIQDTATHIKEEPVSCDGGTLTDTNIYTPTDHTQYTSTHIKEEPVSCDGGTLTDSVIYTPTDHTQDSSTHIMQEPVSCDGGTLTDSDIYTPTDHTQYTATHIKEEPGSCDGGTLRDTTDHTQYISTHIKEEPVSCDGGTLRDSDIYTPTDHTQYTSTHIKEEPVSCDGGTLTDRAIYTPTDHTQYTATHIKEEPVSCDGGTLTDSVTYAPTDHTQDTSHIMAESGSYSGEICVNEQSSYYRHQKEKQINLSEDQACSCSECVKCYKMKGNVFLHQSLHTGERPYSCSECGKCFRCNAYLIVHQRIHTGEKPYSCSVCGKRFISTSDLIKHQKTHTREKPYSCSECGKCFINASCLIKHQRTHTGEKPYSCSECGKCFTTKSGLLIHQSVHTGERPYCCSECGKCFRRKSYFVNHQKTHTGERPYSCSECGKCFTSKTALQKHQICHTGERPYSCSECGKYFSRKPNLIRHQIIHTEEKPYSCSECGKFYRSKSYFAEHQRIHTGEKPYSCSVCGKRFISTSDLIKHQKPHRENSHSSESGNHQRPATGERPYPCSECGKCFRRHSFLVVHQRIHTGEKPFSCSVCGERFISSSDLIKHQKTHRENSHSSESGKCFTSKSIFKNHQRPATGDRPYPCSECGKCFRRHSYLVVHLRIHTGEKPFSCSECGKRFISTADLIKHQKTHRGEKLFSCPECGKCYTSNSSLKKHRRLHTGENPYSCSECGKCLFSKWNLKKHQKLHTGEIPYFCSKCGKCFVRKSAFLNHQKCHTG; from the coding sequence CAGAACAACCTAAAGATCCTTCTACTCAATTTAAGGAGGAACCAGTCTTATGTGATGGAGGAACCCTCAGAGACAGTGACCTTTATACACCCAAAGATTATACACAGGATACATCTACTCATATTAtggaggaaccagtctcatgtgatggtGGAACCCTCACAGAGAGTGTCATTtatacacccacagatcatacacagGATTCATCTACTCATATTATGGAGGgaccagtctcatgtgatggaggaaccctcacagacagtgacatttatacacccacagatcatatacaggatacagctacccatattaaggaggaaccagtctcatgtgatggaggaaccctcacagacaccaacatctatacacccacagatcatacacagtatacatctactcatattaaggaggaaccagtctcatgtgatggaggaacccTCACAGACAGTGTCATTtatacacccacagatcatacacagGATTCATCTACTCATATTATGcaggaaccagtctcatgtgatggaggaacccTCACAGATAGTGACATTtatacacccacagatcatacacagtatacagctactcatattaaggaggaaccaggctcatgtgatggaggaacccTCAGAGACACAACagatcatacacagtatatatctactcatattaaggaggaaccagtctcatgtgatggaggaacccTCAGAGACAGTGACATTtatacacccacagatcatacacagtatacatctactcatattaaggaggaaccagtctcatgtgatggaggaacccTCACAGACCGTGCCATTtatacacccacagatcatacacagtatacagctactcatattaaggaggaaccagtctcCTGTGATGGAGGAACCCTCACAGACAGTGTCACTTATGcacccacagatcatacacagGATACATCTCATATTATGGCAGAATCAGGATCTTACAGTGGTGAAATTTGTGTTAATGAACAGAGCAGCTATTATAGACACCAGAAGGAAAAACAGATTAATCTCTCTGAAGACCAAGCTTGTTCCTGCTCCGAATGTGTAAAATGTTATAAAATGAAAGGAAATGTATTTCTGCATCAGAGTCTGCACACAGGAGAGAGACCGTATtcctgctctgagtgcgggaaatgttttagatgTAATGCTTATCTTATagtacatcagagaattcacacaggagagaaaccatattcTTGTAGTGTATGTGGGAAAAGATTTATCAGTACGTCAGATTTGATAAAGCATCAGAAAACCCACACAagagagaagccatattcctgctctgagtgtgggaaatgttttataaatgCATCTTGTTTGATAAAGCATCAGAGAACCCATACAGGAGAGAAGCCGTactcctgctctgagtgtgggaaatgttttaccactAAATCTGGTCTATTAATACATCAGAGTGTGCATACAGGAGAGAGACCGTAttgttgctctgagtgtgggaaatgttttagacgtAAATCATATTTTGTTAATCACCAGAAAAcccacacaggagagagaccatattcctgctctgagtgtggaaaatgttttaccagTAAAACAGCCTTGCAGAAGCATCAGATATGTCACACAGGAGAGCGACCgtattcctgctctgagtgtgggaaatatttttctaggaaaccaaATCTGATAAGACATCAGATTATTCACACAGAAGAAAAACCATATtcctgctctgaatgtgggaaatttTATAGGAGTAAATCATACTTTGCTGAGCATCAGAGAatccacacaggagagaaaccatattcTTGCTCTGTCTGTGGGAAAAGATTTATCAGTACATCAGATCTTATAAAGCATCAGAAACCCCACAGAGAGAACTCACATTCTTCTGAAAGTGGGAATCATCAGAGACCTGCAACAGGAGAGAGACCGTatccttgctctgagtgcgggaaatgttttagacGTCATTCAtttcttgttgtacatcagagaattcacacaggagagaaaccattttcttgctctgtcTGTGGGGAAAGATTTATCAGTTCATCAGATCTTATAAAGCATCAGAAAACCCACAGAGAGAACTCACATTCTTCTGAAAGTGGGAAGTGTTTTACCAGTAAATCAATTTTCAAGAATCATCAGAGACCTGCAACAGGAGATAGACCGTATCCTTGctccgagtgcgggaaatgttttagacGTCATTCATATCTTGTTGTACATCTgagaattcacacaggagagaaaccattttcttgctctgaatgtGGAAAAAGATTTATTAGTACAGCAGATCTTATAAAGCATCAGAAAACCCACAGAGGAGAGAAGCTGTTCTCCtgccctgagtgtgggaaatgttataccAGTAACTCAAGTCTGAAGAAGCATCGGAGACTCCACACAGGAGAGaatccatattcctgttctgagtgcgggaaatgtttattCAGTAAATGGAATCTGAAGAAGCATCAGAAGCTCCATACTGGAGAGATCCCTTATTTTTGCTctaaatgtgggaaatgttttgttagGAAATCAGCCTTTCTAAACCACCAGAAGTGTCACACTGGATAG
- the LOC134983556 gene encoding zinc finger protein 665-like isoform X2 produces the protein MSRSAAAFRGLRSSRTDHWGPGTELPPDPGSTAHWKTGGGVYSGTQGYKDVMMENHRPLTSLEQPKDPSTQFKEEPVLCDGGTLRDSDLYTPKDYTQDTSTHIMEEPVSCDGGTLTESVIYTPTDHTQDSSTHIMEGPVSCDGGTLTDSDIYTPTDHIQDTATHIKEEPVSCDGGTLTDTNIYTPTDHTQYTSTHIKEEPVSCDGGTLTDSVIYTPTDHTQDSSTHIMQEPVSCDGGTLTDSDIYTPTDHTQYTATHIKEEPGSCDGGTLRDTTDHTQYISTHIKEEPVSCDGGTLRDSDIYTPTDHTQYTSTHIKEEPVSCDGGTLTDRAIYTPTDHTQYTATHIKEEPVSCDGGTLTDSVTYAPTDHTQDTSHIMAESGSYSGEICVNEQSSYYRHQKEKQINLSEDQACSCSECVKCYKMKGNVFLHQSLHTGERPYSCSECGKCFRCNAYLIVHQRIHTGEKPYSCSVCGKRFISTSDLIKHQKTHTREKPYSCSECGKCFINASCLIKHQRTHTGEKPYSCSECGKCFTTKSGLLIHQSVHTGERPYCCSECGKCFRRKSYFVNHQKTHTGERPYSCSECGKCFTSKTALQKHQICHTGERPYSCSECGKYFSRKPNLIRHQIIHTEEKPYSCSECGKFYRSKSYFAEHQRIHTGEKPYSCSVCGKRFISTSDLIKHQKPHRENSHSSESGNHQRPATGERPYPCSECGKCFRRHSFLVVHQRIHTGEKPFSCSVCGERFISSSDLIKHQKTHRENSHSSESGKCFTSKSIFKNHQRPATGDRPYPCSECGKCFRRHSYLVVHLRIHTGEKPFSCSECGKRFISTADLIKHQKTHRGEKLFSCPECGKCYTSNSSLKKHRRLHTGENPYSCSECGKCLFSKWNLKKHQKLHTGEIPYFCSKCGKCFVRKSAFLNHQKCHTG, from the coding sequence AACAACCTAAAGATCCTTCTACTCAATTTAAGGAGGAACCAGTCTTATGTGATGGAGGAACCCTCAGAGACAGTGACCTTTATACACCCAAAGATTATACACAGGATACATCTACTCATATTAtggaggaaccagtctcatgtgatggtGGAACCCTCACAGAGAGTGTCATTtatacacccacagatcatacacagGATTCATCTACTCATATTATGGAGGgaccagtctcatgtgatggaggaaccctcacagacagtgacatttatacacccacagatcatatacaggatacagctacccatattaaggaggaaccagtctcatgtgatggaggaaccctcacagacaccaacatctatacacccacagatcatacacagtatacatctactcatattaaggaggaaccagtctcatgtgatggaggaacccTCACAGACAGTGTCATTtatacacccacagatcatacacagGATTCATCTACTCATATTATGcaggaaccagtctcatgtgatggaggaacccTCACAGATAGTGACATTtatacacccacagatcatacacagtatacagctactcatattaaggaggaaccaggctcatgtgatggaggaacccTCAGAGACACAACagatcatacacagtatatatctactcatattaaggaggaaccagtctcatgtgatggaggaacccTCAGAGACAGTGACATTtatacacccacagatcatacacagtatacatctactcatattaaggaggaaccagtctcatgtgatggaggaacccTCACAGACCGTGCCATTtatacacccacagatcatacacagtatacagctactcatattaaggaggaaccagtctcCTGTGATGGAGGAACCCTCACAGACAGTGTCACTTATGcacccacagatcatacacagGATACATCTCATATTATGGCAGAATCAGGATCTTACAGTGGTGAAATTTGTGTTAATGAACAGAGCAGCTATTATAGACACCAGAAGGAAAAACAGATTAATCTCTCTGAAGACCAAGCTTGTTCCTGCTCCGAATGTGTAAAATGTTATAAAATGAAAGGAAATGTATTTCTGCATCAGAGTCTGCACACAGGAGAGAGACCGTATtcctgctctgagtgcgggaaatgttttagatgTAATGCTTATCTTATagtacatcagagaattcacacaggagagaaaccatattcTTGTAGTGTATGTGGGAAAAGATTTATCAGTACGTCAGATTTGATAAAGCATCAGAAAACCCACACAagagagaagccatattcctgctctgagtgtgggaaatgttttataaatgCATCTTGTTTGATAAAGCATCAGAGAACCCATACAGGAGAGAAGCCGTactcctgctctgagtgtgggaaatgttttaccactAAATCTGGTCTATTAATACATCAGAGTGTGCATACAGGAGAGAGACCGTAttgttgctctgagtgtgggaaatgttttagacgtAAATCATATTTTGTTAATCACCAGAAAAcccacacaggagagagaccatattcctgctctgagtgtggaaaatgttttaccagTAAAACAGCCTTGCAGAAGCATCAGATATGTCACACAGGAGAGCGACCgtattcctgctctgagtgtgggaaatatttttctaggaaaccaaATCTGATAAGACATCAGATTATTCACACAGAAGAAAAACCATATtcctgctctgaatgtgggaaatttTATAGGAGTAAATCATACTTTGCTGAGCATCAGAGAatccacacaggagagaaaccatattcTTGCTCTGTCTGTGGGAAAAGATTTATCAGTACATCAGATCTTATAAAGCATCAGAAACCCCACAGAGAGAACTCACATTCTTCTGAAAGTGGGAATCATCAGAGACCTGCAACAGGAGAGAGACCGTatccttgctctgagtgcgggaaatgttttagacGTCATTCAtttcttgttgtacatcagagaattcacacaggagagaaaccattttcttgctctgtcTGTGGGGAAAGATTTATCAGTTCATCAGATCTTATAAAGCATCAGAAAACCCACAGAGAGAACTCACATTCTTCTGAAAGTGGGAAGTGTTTTACCAGTAAATCAATTTTCAAGAATCATCAGAGACCTGCAACAGGAGATAGACCGTATCCTTGctccgagtgcgggaaatgttttagacGTCATTCATATCTTGTTGTACATCTgagaattcacacaggagagaaaccattttcttgctctgaatgtGGAAAAAGATTTATTAGTACAGCAGATCTTATAAAGCATCAGAAAACCCACAGAGGAGAGAAGCTGTTCTCCtgccctgagtgtgggaaatgttataccAGTAACTCAAGTCTGAAGAAGCATCGGAGACTCCACACAGGAGAGaatccatattcctgttctgagtgcgggaaatgtttattCAGTAAATGGAATCTGAAGAAGCATCAGAAGCTCCATACTGGAGAGATCCCTTATTTTTGCTctaaatgtgggaaatgttttgttagGAAATCAGCCTTTCTAAACCACCAGAAGTGTCACACTGGATAG
- the LOC134983556 gene encoding zinc finger protein 665-like isoform X4: MMENHRPLTSLEQPKDPSTQFKEEPVLCDGGTLRDSDLYTPKDYTQDTSTHIMEEPVSCDGGTLTESVIYTPTDHTQDSSTHIMEGPVSCDGGTLTDSDIYTPTDHIQDTATHIKEEPVSCDGGTLTDTNIYTPTDHTQYTSTHIKEEPVSCDGGTLTDSVIYTPTDHTQDSSTHIMQEPVSCDGGTLTDSDIYTPTDHTQYTATHIKEEPGSCDGGTLRDTTDHTQYISTHIKEEPVSCDGGTLRDSDIYTPTDHTQYTSTHIKEEPVSCDGGTLTDRAIYTPTDHTQYTATHIKEEPVSCDGGTLTDSVTYAPTDHTQDTSHIMAESGSYSGEICVNEQSSYYRHQKEKQINLSEDQACSCSECVKCYKMKGNVFLHQSLHTGERPYSCSECGKCFRCNAYLIVHQRIHTGEKPYSCSVCGKRFISTSDLIKHQKTHTREKPYSCSECGKCFINASCLIKHQRTHTGEKPYSCSECGKCFTTKSGLLIHQSVHTGERPYCCSECGKCFRRKSYFVNHQKTHTGERPYSCSECGKCFTSKTALQKHQICHTGERPYSCSECGKYFSRKPNLIRHQIIHTEEKPYSCSECGKFYRSKSYFAEHQRIHTGEKPYSCSVCGKRFISTSDLIKHQKPHRENSHSSESGNHQRPATGERPYPCSECGKCFRRHSFLVVHQRIHTGEKPFSCSVCGERFISSSDLIKHQKTHRENSHSSESGKCFTSKSIFKNHQRPATGDRPYPCSECGKCFRRHSYLVVHLRIHTGEKPFSCSECGKRFISTADLIKHQKTHRGEKLFSCPECGKCYTSNSSLKKHRRLHTGENPYSCSECGKCLFSKWNLKKHQKLHTGEIPYFCSKCGKCFVRKSAFLNHQKCHTG, encoded by the coding sequence AACAACCTAAAGATCCTTCTACTCAATTTAAGGAGGAACCAGTCTTATGTGATGGAGGAACCCTCAGAGACAGTGACCTTTATACACCCAAAGATTATACACAGGATACATCTACTCATATTAtggaggaaccagtctcatgtgatggtGGAACCCTCACAGAGAGTGTCATTtatacacccacagatcatacacagGATTCATCTACTCATATTATGGAGGgaccagtctcatgtgatggaggaaccctcacagacagtgacatttatacacccacagatcatatacaggatacagctacccatattaaggaggaaccagtctcatgtgatggaggaaccctcacagacaccaacatctatacacccacagatcatacacagtatacatctactcatattaaggaggaaccagtctcatgtgatggaggaacccTCACAGACAGTGTCATTtatacacccacagatcatacacagGATTCATCTACTCATATTATGcaggaaccagtctcatgtgatggaggaacccTCACAGATAGTGACATTtatacacccacagatcatacacagtatacagctactcatattaaggaggaaccaggctcatgtgatggaggaacccTCAGAGACACAACagatcatacacagtatatatctactcatattaaggaggaaccagtctcatgtgatggaggaacccTCAGAGACAGTGACATTtatacacccacagatcatacacagtatacatctactcatattaaggaggaaccagtctcatgtgatggaggaacccTCACAGACCGTGCCATTtatacacccacagatcatacacagtatacagctactcatattaaggaggaaccagtctcCTGTGATGGAGGAACCCTCACAGACAGTGTCACTTATGcacccacagatcatacacagGATACATCTCATATTATGGCAGAATCAGGATCTTACAGTGGTGAAATTTGTGTTAATGAACAGAGCAGCTATTATAGACACCAGAAGGAAAAACAGATTAATCTCTCTGAAGACCAAGCTTGTTCCTGCTCCGAATGTGTAAAATGTTATAAAATGAAAGGAAATGTATTTCTGCATCAGAGTCTGCACACAGGAGAGAGACCGTATtcctgctctgagtgcgggaaatgttttagatgTAATGCTTATCTTATagtacatcagagaattcacacaggagagaaaccatattcTTGTAGTGTATGTGGGAAAAGATTTATCAGTACGTCAGATTTGATAAAGCATCAGAAAACCCACACAagagagaagccatattcctgctctgagtgtgggaaatgttttataaatgCATCTTGTTTGATAAAGCATCAGAGAACCCATACAGGAGAGAAGCCGTactcctgctctgagtgtgggaaatgttttaccactAAATCTGGTCTATTAATACATCAGAGTGTGCATACAGGAGAGAGACCGTAttgttgctctgagtgtgggaaatgttttagacgtAAATCATATTTTGTTAATCACCAGAAAAcccacacaggagagagaccatattcctgctctgagtgtggaaaatgttttaccagTAAAACAGCCTTGCAGAAGCATCAGATATGTCACACAGGAGAGCGACCgtattcctgctctgagtgtgggaaatatttttctaggaaaccaaATCTGATAAGACATCAGATTATTCACACAGAAGAAAAACCATATtcctgctctgaatgtgggaaatttTATAGGAGTAAATCATACTTTGCTGAGCATCAGAGAatccacacaggagagaaaccatattcTTGCTCTGTCTGTGGGAAAAGATTTATCAGTACATCAGATCTTATAAAGCATCAGAAACCCCACAGAGAGAACTCACATTCTTCTGAAAGTGGGAATCATCAGAGACCTGCAACAGGAGAGAGACCGTatccttgctctgagtgcgggaaatgttttagacGTCATTCAtttcttgttgtacatcagagaattcacacaggagagaaaccattttcttgctctgtcTGTGGGGAAAGATTTATCAGTTCATCAGATCTTATAAAGCATCAGAAAACCCACAGAGAGAACTCACATTCTTCTGAAAGTGGGAAGTGTTTTACCAGTAAATCAATTTTCAAGAATCATCAGAGACCTGCAACAGGAGATAGACCGTATCCTTGctccgagtgcgggaaatgttttagacGTCATTCATATCTTGTTGTACATCTgagaattcacacaggagagaaaccattttcttgctctgaatgtGGAAAAAGATTTATTAGTACAGCAGATCTTATAAAGCATCAGAAAACCCACAGAGGAGAGAAGCTGTTCTCCtgccctgagtgtgggaaatgttataccAGTAACTCAAGTCTGAAGAAGCATCGGAGACTCCACACAGGAGAGaatccatattcctgttctgagtgcgggaaatgtttattCAGTAAATGGAATCTGAAGAAGCATCAGAAGCTCCATACTGGAGAGATCCCTTATTTTTGCTctaaatgtgggaaatgttttgttagGAAATCAGCCTTTCTAAACCACCAGAAGTGTCACACTGGATAG